The DNA segment AACGCGTCTTCGCGCCTATCCCATGGAACAAACAAATGATCGTGGTGCAATCCAGCGATCACATTGCATGCGATTCCCGACGTGGCGAGCGTGGTCGACACCGCCGCAGTCAACCCAACCCCTTCGAGATCGGAATGCACTTGCAAAGTGATCTGTGCGAATTGGGGCGCATCCGTCGGAGCGGCTTGGGCAGGTAAAATGCAGCTTACACCCTCCGCCTCTCGGATAACGGCGAACGCGGTGTCGGGAA comes from the Erythrobacter sp. Alg231-14 genome and includes:
- a CDS encoding ACT domain-containing protein produces the protein MKSGSVSDLKAMLLGMDPVLSDRVWAFHAISDPAFIPDTAFAVIREAEGVSCILPAQAAPTDAPQFAQITLQVHSDLEGVGLTAAVSTTLATSGIACNVIAGLHHDHLFVPWDRREDALELLKRLSLDARR